A stretch of Prunus dulcis chromosome 6, ALMONDv2, whole genome shotgun sequence DNA encodes these proteins:
- the LOC117630532 gene encoding UPF0481 protein At3g47200-like, protein MGLLVRSFYIVLNLHGCPIKDNLLSLGKHIRGRRVVGESAEMTDECQVAQEILDSDLWARGLSDKLEKVKKGSQHLSIYRVPSKLRKVKNDAYKPRVVSIGPLHRNNNPNLLAMKEHKWRYMLLIFQQTDNIINTIQCLQKCTNAFYASGKYPLNKKVRESYAVDLTNIKEHDLAEMMLVDGCFILQLFLENHQSCDQANDPIFSSAWMLPTLRHDLTLLENQIPFFILEELYGIIRPHIVKYTPPDSVATLALKFFQPMYQQEITRDTDTAGCKNLLLHLCNNFFPPSLSHIIELGGPANPSNQQTIKEGTDTEDCQHLLHLLHNFFRPSLSQAASKKKKNKFKYCASDLYDIGVQFEIGSTDGQLLSIDFDDGVIKIPPLFIDDTTDSLFRNLIAFEQCHLKSSHHITSYVIVMKSLIRSKEDIKLLKEKGIMHENFAGGKYYVDFESILDHINLKHFCFGKLCDDVNEYSKSSKFHHWHKFKAFWTVRLQRDMKSLYDKYFSSPWSLMAFLAAAVVFSLTVTQTHYAIHPR, encoded by the coding sequence GTTGCCCAGGAGATACTCGATAGTGATCTGTGGGCGAGGGGGCTTTCGGACAAGCTTGAAAAGGTGAAAAAAGGGTCACAGCACTTGAGCATCTACAGAGTTCCAAGTAAACTTCGAAAAGTGAAGAATGATGCATACAAACCTCGCGTTGTCTCTATTGGACCTCTCCATCGAAACAATAATCCTAACCTTTTAGCTATGAAAGAACATAAATGGCGTTACATGCTCCTCATTTTCCAGCAAACAGACAACATCATAAATACTATCCAATGCTTGCAAAAGTGCACCAATGCCTTTTATGCTTCAGGGAAGTAccctttaaataaaaaagttcgTGAAAGCTATGCTGTAGATCTCACAAATATTAAGGAGCATGATCTCGCAGAAATGATGTTAGTTGACGGTTGCTTCATATTGCAACTTTTCCTAGAGAATCACCAATCCTGCGACCAAGCTAATGATCCAATATTCAGTAGTGCTTGGATGCTCCCAACACTTAGGCATGATCTGACATTACTTGAAAACCAGATCCCTTTCTTTATTCTCGAAGAATTGTATGGCATTATCCGTCCTCACATAGTGAAATATACACCGCCAGATTCGGTCGCTACCCTGGCTCTCAAGTTTTTTCAACCTATGTACCAACAGGAAATAACACGAGATACGGATACTGCAGGCTGCAAGAATTTGCTGCTTCACCTTTGCAACAACTTCTTCCCCCCAAGTTTGAGCCATATCATTGAACTGGGGGGTCCTGCAAACCCAAGCAACCAACAGACAATAAAAGAAGGTACGGACACTGAAGACTGCCAGCATTTACTTCATCTTTTGCACAACTTCTTCCGCCCAAGTTTGAGCCAAGCAGcaagcaagaaaaaaaagaataaattcaAGTATTGCGCTTCAGACCTTTATGACATTGGAGTCCAGTTTGAAATAGGGTCAACCGACGGCCAGTTGTTGAGCATAGATTTCGATGATGGAGTAATCAAAATTCCACCATTGTTCATCGACGACACAACAGATTCGCTCTTCCGGAACCTGATAGCTTTCGAGCAATGCCATCTCAAGAGTTCGCATCACATTACATCGTATGTCATCGTTATGAAGAGCCTCATACGTTCCAAAGAGGATATCAAACTACTCAAGGAAAAAGGGATCATGCATGAAAATTTTGCAGGAGGAAAATATTATGTTGATTTCGAAAGTATTTTAGACCATATTAACCTGAAGCACTTCTGCTTTGGCAAGTTGTGCGACGATGTGAATGAATATAGTAAGTCAAGTAAGTTTCATCACTGGCACAAATTCAAAGCATTTTGGACAGTGCGACTACAGAGAGATATGAAGTCCCTTTATGACAAATATTTCTCTAGTCCGTGGAGTCTCATGGCATTCTTGGCTGCGGCTGTCGTTTTCTCTCTCACTGTGACACAGACACACTACGCCATTCACCCTCGCTAG